Part of the Carcharodon carcharias isolate sCarCar2 chromosome 11, sCarCar2.pri, whole genome shotgun sequence genome, TAATGAAGTCTTGAAGGCAGAAATTACTCTTGCAAataagttaattttcagtgtatGCATCTGCTCCCTGTGTTTGCAATGGATGCACTTACATAAATCAAGCAGTGGCCAGAGGGATGTCATACAGAAACATTAAGTGGTTCTCTGCTGTTATTACGAACAGTAATTTCAATCCTCTTTATTTTGTGGGGCAGCAGAACTTCAGTGAGAAAACACTCACTGTAGTGGAAGGTTAAAAGATAGCTTGAGGATTGAGAAGTAACTCAAGAGTTTCATTATGTGACTGAGGCCCATAACCTGATGGCCTGCTTTTGGGATTTGTTTTTGGAATATGGTTATAATTCTTGCACAAATTAATAACCACTTGGAGAATCAGATTGAAGAAAAGGATGTCAGGTTATCATTACTGATGTAACATGTATTATGTACTGGGCAAGGATGGTAAGGAAATGTATGGCAACTGGCAAACTGTAAATAAATTTATGGAAATAAATATTtagttttttaattttttaaagttcCTATGATACCAAAATCTGTAGAGTGTTCTAGAAATAAATCATATTGTTTACTGCTTGTTTTCTGCGTTACTAAATGACTTGAGTAGAAATCTCCTTTTTAAATAACATAATTAAGAGGTTGAAATAAAAATTTAAGAGTAATCAGTCTGTGGTGTGTTGTGGTCCTAACTCAAATCTTACCCGTGAGATTCTTCAGCCACCAACTTGAGATGAGTAGCTGGAATGATTTGCCATTTCCTTCCTCACGGTTTCTGTCTTCTAGGTGAGCTGCAACCATAGCAAATGAGGCCCAGCTGACCTTTACAATGGGAAGGTGGACATACATACCTATCAGGTCAAGTGAACTCTAAGCAGGGCCCATCAAACAGTGCTTGAAGTACAATCAACTTGTCCTAATCATTGTAAGTGATTGGGGAAAATGCAACATGGTATATTTATAAACTACTACATCCATAAGATTATTACAACAGGGATTCTACTGTGTCGTGCAGCCTGAGAGAATGTTCTATCTCTCAAGATCTTTCCTAACCAGCCCATAGTTTGATATGGTAACCTCAAACAAGTAATAAAGTATTGTGATAATGATAAAGCTCAAGTGGATCATCTCTCTAGGATTTGATTTTTTCCAATCGAGCATAAATCGGCCACACAGTTAAGGGAAGGTCAATCGATTTTCATGGTTAGGTCTTCATTAACATTAAATCAacaaatttccaagtcagatcAGTTTTTTTATGGACAAAGGGCCTATTTGTTGCTTCGTATCAAAACATCTACCCAAACTATACACAGTGTAAACAAAATAATAATTGATTGCTCTTTATCCTTGGTGGATAATATTCTTGTTTTGTGATTGGGTGCTTTCTTAAggcttttatataaaaaaaaattgcaagtaatactttaaaaaaatctttattccaagtaaaaaaaatctttattccAAAGTAGTGGTAATAACTACATTATAAAACACATTCCAATTTTAAATAAGCTCAAATATGGTCAGATGTTCCAAGAGTTAAGTGTAAAAGAATCCAGTATCCTTCATTAATATTTACATGTTTACGTCCACTCATCATTTTCTTCTTATTGGTCTGTTCACTTTGGGTTGTCcccgtcttttctctctctcttcccagccaCTCTGTTTTAATTCCCTTGAAAGCTGTAAAGGAATGAAGTTGCTCGCTTCTATTCTATTCTTCTCTGCCAATTTTCAGCTCCCAGCGAACAGACTAATTTAACTTCATTTAAAAGACTTCAGTAAGCACTGGTCCTGGAATGCAGGCCTTCTGATCAGTGGTGTTTCAAATCACAGCAAATCTGATAGGATAGAAAGCAGTATACAAAAAGTGTACAAACCCAGTATTAGATATCAACAATAAAAGGGAGTCATGGGAATATAAGATTGCTAATATTGCAGTTGCCTGCCTTTGCTGATTTAGACCAGTCACTGGGAATTCTAAAATTCGAGATTTTTAAAAGATTTAAGCAAATCTTTCTTCCTGCCATAAAGACAGTCACATTCAATAAAggtttccatttttttaaaagtacaaTTAACAATTAGGATACGTGAAAAATAACAATTTCATCGAAAACAGTTTAATTTTGTTAAATTCTTGACACAACATTCTCCTGTGCATTCCATTTACATCAAGTAAAAGTTCGCCAGAGTAACTTCTTTTCATGTGTAATAAGGAGCTGAAACCATCTGTTTGCAAACTGAGGCCTCAAGTCCTGCCCCTTACCCGTAATAACTGCAACTCAATCACTGAGCTGATAGTTTCTGCATCATCAACTCTCAGTAGAAAAGGGTTAAAAATGTGATGACTTAGAACTGGTTTAATAATTTGGCTTTTAAACAGCCTCTAAAACCCCCCCCAAAAATTTACGGAATATTGCATTAATGCTCAGAATGCAGCTAGCCCTGAAACCATCAATGTAGCAAGCACAGCGAATCCAGACAGGCTGGTCATAGATCCAGAACAGCGAACATCTATAAAGTAAAATCAAAAACGTTAGTTTAAAATTATGACCAACTAATTTTCCCTATAAATGAAACAGTGCAATAACCTTCAATATTATAAAGGATGATTTTTAATTTATcatctttcatgacttcaggatgtcccaaattgttttacagtcaataaagtacttttgattactgttgtaacgtaggaaacgtggcagtcattgtacagcaagctcccacaaacagcagttaaTGATTAACGAATCTGTTTGTGATGCTGAATGGATAAAAGTTGCCAGAGCAGCAGAGAAGGCTCCCCATTTTGTCAATATAGTGGTCATGCCCATAGATTTATGCGCATCCTCTTAGGGTAAATGagactttggtttaacatctcatccaaaggcagTAGGAGCGGTAgcacagcactcccacagtactgcactggagggtcAGCATGGATTATGTCTCAGATGTGTAACTTGAACCACAACCTTTTGACcttgaggtgagagtgctactccACTATTGCAAAGATACCAACAGGAAGAGAAATTTAAGCAACATCACAGTTCTTTTtaaggaaaaagaaaacaaagCCTTATCTGCTAGGAGTTAATTATCAGGGAATTGTGCTCTCAAGTTAGAATTTCTGTCCAAGCAGGTCAATTAGGCTCTGAGCACCACTTGAACATTCTGCAGAAATTCAAGATTTCTTTGAACAATTTTTCCTGAGCAATTTTAGAaatgggttatatctgggtgatGTATTTTAAAAACAGAATTGGGCACATAGATTAAAGTCTTGTGGCCATAACTACTAAAATAGCGTAAACAGAAATCAATAGAATGTTTCTATTCACACATGAGTGTTTGCATCATTTTCTGTAACTGTAACCTAACCAGGTAGGAAGCTGAGGGGTGCAGATTGTCTCCCTCTGTTTTGTATGTTGCCCAACTTTACTTCCCAAGGACCTCGAAGCAGAGTGATCCAGTCAGATTGCAGCTGGGCAGGCAAGGTTAAATTTATTCCCAAATTTTCCTTCAAGCCAGAGGTAGTTTCTCTGAAATCACCAACTACATATTGGAAACAGATGGTCCAATGCAGTCGGTCAAAGATTACTCAGATGATCACCTCATTACACTTTTCTTCATCTCCTTCCCCTACCCAGTAGATAGTAATACATTTTAGACAATATTATTTTATTGTCCAATATGGACCTCCCCAGCTCACAGCTGACAATTAATTTTGCTCTGTCCTGCTGAAGGATATGAATTGATAATGAGTACTCACAGATTTTTTCAGAAGTCAAATTTAGCCAATAAATTTCTTTTCTCTGGGCAACAGTCGCTCTGCAACAGAAAGCATTGGCTTAAATATCAAATGGATGAAATTGAAAGGCAGAAAAAGACCACAAAGCTTGCCCTACACCTCATCATAGCCACAGGATCATGACCGGACACTTGCTCCCTGCAGCCATGTAATGTCCTGAGAGAGTGGCACAAACCCCAGGACAAATAGGGGAAAGCATTCCTCTATGattgtaccccccccccccccccccccaacccctccctccaccctctgcagcctccctgccctCAGGCAATTGAAACCAGTCTAGGAGACCTCTCAGATCAACCATTATCTGTTAATCCACTTACTTTCCAAATCTGCCCATATCAGGAACCAGTCAAGCTTCTGCTTAGGCCAATGCAGAGTCCTTACCCGCTATATCAGCTGGCAAGGAATTccagagcaaaaacagaattacctggaaaaactcagcaggtctggcagcatcggcggagaagaagagttgacgtttcgagtcctcatgacccttcgacagaactgctgccagacctgctgagtttttccaggtaattctgtttttgttttggatttccagcatccgcagtttttgtttttatctcaaggaattccagagattcagtACTCTCTGGGAAATGAAGATCCACCTAATATCTAGTCTATACAATATATTTTTTCCAATGTTTTGTATCCTAACCCATGTTGGACTGAATAATTTTGCCCCTGAAATTTTCCTCAAGACATTAACTCTTTTCAGGTGCCATTCTACAGCACAGAATCTCACCCAAGTGACTGTCCTCACACTCTGTTGGGTTCAATTTAACCCAAAAGTGCGTTTGGTTTGAGTTGGGTAGGGTTCAGTTTGTGTAAACACTGAACTTCTTGCTCATTCAAAGCAAAGTCTGGGGCTCTCACATTTCCACTGGGTAGAAGCTCAGTTGCAACAGTCAAAAGGCAGTTTTTGTGCCATTTCTCAGGTGAAGATGATCCTCAGTGTCAGTTTGAAATAATTTACCAAAGTTGTTTGACCACCTCAGGTCATTTCTGGGTTTGAACCAGCAACAAAATACTTACAGAAATACAACAGCTTTCTCAGTGCAATTCTCTAAAGATGGTGGAATCCAGGTGTAAATGGTGGTGTTGGTTTTATCAGCAATGTTTGAATGAGTAATTGCACTATCAATCCTGCTGAAGCACTGTAACAAATGTAATGCAAGAGGTTAGTACACAAAATTACAATTGGCCAGGATTTGCTGGGGCAAGGCTTCTCGCAACCAACCCTGTTAGACTATTTCTCCCTTACCCTGCAACTAAATGATGAGACCAAAAGatcataaataggagcaggaggccatacctccctttgagcctgctccatcattcaataagatcatggctgaacttttaGATCGACTCCACCTTCCagccctatccccatattcctcTATTCCCATAGTGCTAAAAATTGTCTCCATTTTGAATAAACTCATCCactgagcattcacagctctCTTCACTAGAGAATTCCAGAAAtttacaatcctttgagtgaagaaattcctcctcattttagTCTTAAATGGCtgatcccttatcctgaaactatgcCCCCGCATTCCAGAGTCTTCTGCCAGGGAAAAAGGCAActcaacatctatcctgttaAGTCATCTCAAATGTTATGTTTCACCAAGATctccccattcttctaaactccagagaatacatcCCTATTCTATTCAATCTCAGAGAACAGACCTTTCATCCCAGAATTCAATCAATCAACCTAGCGAATCTTTATTCCATGCCTTCTAAAGCAAGTATAgttttccttaagtaaggagacaaaaactataACAAAAATGATATTCCAGGTATGGTTTTGTCaaagtgctatataattgcagcaagatttccTTATTCCAATACTTCAACTTTCTTGAAttaatggccaacattccatttgccttcctaactgcttctTGTACCCACATGTTAAATTTCTGTGATTCACATACAAGGACACctccacctgaaagttccccaccaagtcaccatcctaacttggaaatatatcaccgttccttcactgttgctgggtcaaatcttggaactctatccctaacagcactgtgggtggactgcagaggttcaagaaggcagctcaccaccaccttctcaagggcaagtatggatggggaataaatgctgacctagccagtgatgcccacatcctttgCACAAATAAAAAGACACCCAAACCCTTCTGAAGAAACCAACAATCTAGCTCCTTACCTAAAAAGACTTAAGGAGGAAGATTTAagaaagaagcaaaaggagccAGAGAAAAGGAAATAGGGTGCGTTAGAATCAAATCAGGTACAAAAAGAGAGGTAAAGAAATAATGGATTAAGGGAGAAAAGTGACAAAAAGGAAAAGTAAGACAAATGTAAAATAACTTGTTTAAAATCTCAAACAAttcacaacctgaagaaatgagatTCCAAACTTTAAAATGTACCCTTTCtgggccagagaggttgattgACAGTCATTAACAAATATTGCATCATTAAAAGGATATTTGTGTTATTAATTACAAGACTTTACTTTCTGCTGAGAGTTTAATGGGCAAATTCAGAAATATCATGAAATTCTTAGAGATTTTAGGACAAGTTTGAACCCCACTCTGGAGCTCCAGTTCTGAATTCTGCGTTTACATCTACACCCAAGTccagtgggtgtgtgtgcctCCATGACACCCAAGCAACCATTCTCCTTCATCATTTGGATTACAGGAGCCCATAAACTCTCCTGCTGTATCAGACTGAACAACCATCACCCCAACTTGGATGGTGTAAAGATAGTTACAGCCATGGATGGATCATTAATGTCACACCTGCCAGACTGTTAATTACCCTGTGAATCCTTCCACTGCTTATTCTCCAAGGTCTGATATGAGAACACTAACAAGGCAAAATCTATAGCAAAAGCAAAAATCCTTGTTGACTGAATTTTAAAACAGCCTGACCATTATTAGATACTTATAAATGCAGGTATCAATGTAAGTAAAAACAAATTGCTCATACCGGTATTGTTTTCGTATTGTCTGGTGGTGTTGCCCATGTACCAACCGCAGTATTGGCATTGGGGTATCGTGCTTCCAATAGGATGCCTTTGTAGTTTGGGCCATTTATGTAGACTGAAAAGGAAAAACAGGTTTTTTTTTGGGTATTTGTACTTTATATTTTACTGCTGGCAGCCCATCAAATTTGTACAGGATTTATTGTCCTGCTGAAAAATATTCATGTGTGTAAACAGAATTTAATGGGAAGTTTCATCAGGTGAAAAGATTAATGAGCACAGAGGAAACAGACTTAACACTTGAATATCGGCTTGCTGTACTTGAAAAGTCTGTTTCAAGTAGTGATCAGGGTCATTGAATCCAACAAGACAGGAACAGCGCAGTGCTGTCTCCACAACCCCTGCCCTTTACCCATTGCCCCGCAGATTTCtccttttcaattatttatctAATTACCTCTGCTTCGATCGCCCTTTcaggcattccagatcacaacaactcactgcatgaaaaaacaAATCTCATCTTGGCCActggttcttttgcaaattaaATCTGGTTTCAATGCCCCTGCTAGTGGAAACAGttactctttatttactctatcatcAATGCTCTTCAATTAGAAATTCTAGAAGGCATAGCATGTACACAGCAGATACCCATCCATATCAAACTGAGGCATCTGGATATTGTCCTGTCaattcaccaccccctcccccacacccccacctttaTAAAATGTCTACATATTAATTTATAATTTGCATCGTAATTAACCCTTTACCATGTGCTGTAGCAACTCTCCTATCATTACAAATCTACAGCACAGGTTTACAGCCCCAGACCGGTAATGGACACCTGACCACAAACCAGCCAGTAACTAACTGCTCCCCAACTACCCAGCCAGTAACCAAGAGGTCCCCAACCCACTAACCAGCCAGTAACTAACTGCTCCCCAACTACCCAGCCAGTAACCAAGAGGTCCCCAACCCACTAACCAGCCAGCAACTAACTGCTCCCCAACTACCCAGCCAGTAACCAAGAGGTTCCCAACCCACTACCCAGCCAGTAACCAAGAGGTTCCCAACCCACTACCCAGCCAGTAACCAAGAGGTTCCCAACCCACTACCCAGCCAGTAACTAACTGCTCCCCAACTATCCAGCCAGTAACCAAGAGGTTCCCAACCCACTACCCAGCCAGTAACCAAGAGGTTCCCAACCCACTACCCAGCCAGTAACTAACTGCTCCCCAACTATCCAGCCAGTAACCAAGAGGTTCCCAACCCACTACCCAGCCAGTAACTAATTGCTCCCCAACTACCCAGCCAGTAACCAAGAGGTTCCCAACCCACTACCCAGCCAGTAACTAACTGCTCCCCAGTCCATTAACCAGGCAGTAACTAAACGATCCCTATGGCAGTAAGTGGTCCCCTGCCCATTAACCAGACATAGAGAGTAGCCAGTGCAGCCCCACTCCTACCTCTCACATTTGAGCCTGAGTTTTGAGTCATGATGGAGTGCGGGGATGGTCCAGTCTGAGAAGTGATCCCTTGGTGGCGGGGAACCATATTCTCACAGGAACCCAGCGGAGCCCCGGTGGGTAAGGGCCAGGCAGCCGGCCAGCAAAGAGCGAAAAGCCCAAGGGCAGCGACTGCAAACAGCTTCCCCATCTCTGCAGTGCTCCCGGGTTTCAGTCTCTCTTATAGAGCACTCACTCCAGGCGGGGCCATGAGCTCACTCCACCCAGTTccaccctcaatactgaacccAACCAAGAAACAACTCCACAAGACGGGCCATGTTCAGCTCTCCCGCCTTTACTGAGATTTTAACTCTTCACAAACCATGAAGCACCTCCTTTAGGCATCTTCAGAATGCTCAACCTCCATTACTTTGTTACCGTGCAGACACAAATATTTGCATTTCTGTGGCGCCTCTTGCGACCACTAAAACACTTCacagacaattagggatgggcaataaatgctggccccagccagcgaaaccgACATCCCGAGAATAAACTTAAAaaattgaagcactttttgaaatgtaatcaattgTTGTGATGTCGGAACACCGACAGACAAACTCCCACTAACAGCAACGCGTAGTGATGTTCACTGTGTAATAAATATTTCGCCTGCCtctagtgccattggatctttttcATTGACGATCTGACAATTCCTCatctaaaagagagagagagagagagctcctccaacagtgcagtactctgccGGGAGTGTCTGCTAGATTTTTATGTTCCAAGTTCTGGTGGGGGACTTGAACTCATAACGAACACAGAGATAGGAATGCTTCCCTACTGAGCCCCCCAAATAGCACTTCATTTATGCCAAAATGAATTGACAGGAAAGAGGTCGAACGTGGTTTTAATTCAGGGTGCGAAAGGGAATCATCCCCTTTTACGCACCAGTTTTGCACTGCACACAGTTTTCCTTTGGTATAACAGGCAGCAATCTGTTTACCTGCCCATGTCCCTGTTGATGATGACCAATTTACCCACATCTCTCGAACAGTGTCTGCCAGTTTAACGGGGGCAACATTAAAGTGGCAAATGGTTTCAAATCCACCACACACCCTGTTCATTTCAAACGAATAAGGGAGAGGGAAAGgctgatggagagggagagaaagagggcaatgGGAGAAAGAGATGGCAACCAGAGAGTGGGAAGGGGAAtgacagagtgggggggggggggggcaatgggagagagggagggtggtcaagagagaaggagtgaggaggCTGACAGaaagggaaatgggagagagggagggtgaccagcaagagaaacagaggcttagagagagagagggcaatagagagaggaggagcagagagagagagtgggaagtggtgagggtgaaggagagggcaatgagagagatgaagggataagaaagggagaacagaatgagaggggatcagaGTCTAAGagagctgagagagggagggggagtgataaagagagaaagactgacagagtgagagatggcgGCTGGAAGTGAGAGTAAGTGGCTGAGAGGGCAggtaagagagggagggagctatGAATGGAGCCTTTACACAGTGGACCCACAGAATCAAAAAAGGGACAAATTGGATCTCTTTCAAgtcacagacataatgggctgaatggccacattctatgctgtatgattctatgttaGTATGCTCCATGATAATATTCTTAGACAGAGATTTGTGCTGTAAGGAACCTTAATCAGTAATTTGTGGAAAAAAGTCAGTCCAGCTGATCACTGTCTCCCAATTTGATTTAGTGATTAGATAGTCACACAGGCATGAGGAAATCAAACTGCTTCTCCAATTGTGCACCTGTAATGAGAAGCTCAGTGTTagaacaaaagcaaagtacttgcatttctatagcacctttcatggctcCCGGATGTTGCAAAGCACTTCAGAGCTAACGAAGTACTTTTagaactgttgtaatgcagggtgTATGGCATCAActgtgcgcacagcaagatcccattaaCAGTACTGTAATAATGATCAAATGTTCTGTTTTAGTGATTttaaagaataaatattggctaggacactagaaagaactcccctactcttcttggCAATGGTGCCATACAtcctcctgagagggcagacggggcctcagtttaacatcacatttgaaagatggcacctccaacagtgcagcactccctcagtactgcactgggagtgttcaGGTTGCTGGGGTTGGGACTGAACCCACGACCTGCTGACCCAGCGATAATTGCTAAGTGGTTCCTCTGTGTGCCAAGAAAAAATGTATGTAATTTTCAATGTGCCGACGGTGGGAAATGTGACAATATTTTGATGATTGATGGCTTggcagaaaaaaataaaaaaacattgTGAAAATGACATGCACTTTTTTGTGATGAGGAAGGAACAGATACAAATTAAGGTTGACAAATGTAATTGCATTGAGTAACTTTTAAGGAAGTTGTCTTTTCCAAATAGTATCAGGTCCTATTCATTATAGTTGAGAAACAAGGAAGCAGGTGAAACAGATACTAGGGCGTATCTCTGTAAATTATAATGGGCCGATAATGGGCAGGATAAATTCTTCAGATAAGAAGATGGAAACTATGTCACAAATTTTGAATAAAATGAACAGACAGGTAGTCTGAGAGATAGAAATCCATCAACAACcgctagtatattagcatggattgaggatgagttaacagatggaaaacagagacttTGAATAAACAGGTAATTTTGCACCCagaatggtaatgacctggagaTTACTCCCTTTGAGGGtgatggaagtggagatgatgaatgatttcgaaaggaaattggatgggcacttgagggaaagaaacttgcagggctatggggaaagagcgaagGAATGAGAGTGACTGGGTCGCTCTACAAAGAGTGAGCTCGGACTTGATGGACCGAAAGGTCTCTTTCTGTCCCATCTATGACTCTATTTTCAGGTTGAAAGGCCAGGCTGTAACtaatgctgcaaggatcagtgatgGGACCTCAGATATTTACAATTGATAccaatgacttgaatgaggggACCGAGTGTAgtacattctgctgctgataggtGTGAAAG contains:
- the LOC121283789 gene encoding putative defense protein 1; amino-acid sequence: MGKLFAVAALGLFALCWPAAWPLPTGAPLGSCENMVPRHQGITSQTGPSPHSIMTQNSGSNVRVYINGPNYKGILLEARYPNANTAVGTWATPPDNTKTIPCFSRIDSAITHSNIADKTNTTIYTWIPPSLENCTEKAVVFLATVAQRKEIYWLNLTSEKIYVRCSGSMTSLSGFAVLATLMVSGLAAF